The window GTGTTGACCGAGGAGCCGAACGCGGTCCACATGTCGTGCCGGCCGGCGATGCTCTCGTCGTAGTTCGTCGGGCAGTACCGCTGCGTACCCGGACAGGCCGCCGGACTGCCCGGCTCGACGGTGTACGACGACTCGTACCGCTGCGCCGCGTCGATCGGGTGGGACAGTGGGATGCCCCGTTCCAGGGCGGCCACCACGGTGAAGATCTTGAAGGTGGACCCGGCCTGGTACCCGGTGACGTCGGCGCCCCCGGTGAGCAGCGGATTGGTCGTACGCGGGTAGGTGCCCCTGACCCCGGCCGCCGCTTTCGCCGGATCGGTGGCGGGACCGTTGACCGGCTTCGCCGGGTCGTCCAGGGCGAAGTCACGGTTGGCGGCCAGGGCCCGTACCCGCCCGGTGCCGGGCTCGACCGCGGCCAGCATCAGCGCCTGGGACGCCCCGGTCGGCAGTTCCCGCTCGACGTTGCGGTGCGCCGCCGCCTGGGTGGGCGCGTCCAGGGTGCTGACGATCCGGTACCCGCCGCCCTTCAACCGCCGCTCCCGGTCGTACTCGGTGCTCCCGAACGTCTCCTGCTCCAGCCACCACCGGTAGAAGTAGTCGCAGAAGAAACCCCAGTCCTGCTTGCCGGTGACCGAGCACCCGTTCGCCGCCACCCGCCCCTGCACCGCCAGCGGGACCGCCCGCGCGGCGGTCGCGTCCGCCTCGTTGATCGCCGAGGTCTCGACCATCTGCCCGATCACCCAGTTGCGCCGGTTCAGCGTCTCGGCCGCACCCCGCCCGGCGGTGTCCAGGGCGTTGTAGAAGTTCGGCGACTTGACCAGCCCGGCCAGCATCGCGGCCTCCGGCACGGTCAACTCGCGGGGCCGCTTGCCGAAGTAGAACCGGGCGGCGGCCGAGACGCCGTAGGTGCCGTTCCCGAACGGGGCCAGGTTCAGATAGCGCCGGAGGATCTCGTCCTTGCTCAGGTGCACCTCCAACAGCGACGCCAGGCGCATCTCCCGCAGCTTGCGCGCCTTGGTGTCCTCGCTGGCCGCGACGACCGACCGCGGATCCGACGCCGAGTAGGTGGCGGTCATCCGTACCAGTTGCATGGTCAGTGTCGACGCGCCCTGCCGGCCGCCGACACTGTTGGCGACCAGGGCCCGCAGGAAGCCCCGCACGTCGAAGCCCCGGTGCCGGTAGAACCCGTGGTCCTCGGCCGCGATGATCGCGTCGCGCATCGCCGGGGCGATGTCGTCGAGCGCCACGTCCTGGCGGTTCTCGTCGAAGAAGACGGCCAGCGGGGTACGGCCGTCGGCGGCGAACACCCGGGTCGCCTGCGGCGCCTCGCTCACCCGCAACTCGACCGGAAGGGTCTCGAACGCCTCCACCCCGGCCTTCGCCGCCAGCCCGGTGAACGCCAGCCCGGGGAACGCCAACGCGGCGACCAGCACTCCGGCGGCCACACCGGCGACCAGCATCGTCCCGATCCTGATCAGCCGGACCTGCCGGGGCGTGCGCGTGCGGACTTGTCGCGGGGACATTCGACACCACCTTCGGGTACGACCGGACCTTCGGGTACGACGGGCAGCAGGCATCCGTGACCAGTAGATCGGCCGGGCCGACCGGTGGTGGCCGACGCGGCCAGGATCCCCCGAAGGGGATCGCGATCGCCCCGACCGGCAGCGCGCCACGACACCGCGCGCCGATGATCCGGCAGTTCGCTCGACCACCTGTGCCGTGGCGGCGTCCGGATCGGATAGCGTCGTGCCCATGCCCGAGACCGGTTACCCCTGGCCGATCGAGACCACCCGGCTGGACAACGGCCTGCGTGTGGTTGTCAGCGAGGACCGCACCGCCCCCGTGGTGGCGGTCAACCTCTGGTACGACGTCGGGTCGCGACACGAACCCGAGGGCCAGACCGGCTTCGCCCACCTCTTCGAACACCTGATGTTCGAGGGCTCGGTCAACGTGGCCAAGACCGAACACATGAAGCTCATCCAGGGCTCCGGCGGGTCGCTCAACGCGACCACCAACCCGGACCGGACCAACTACTTCAACACGGTGCCGGCCGAGCACCTGGCCCTGGTGCTCTGGCTGGAGGCCGACCGGATGGGCGGCCTGGTGCCGGCACTGACCCAGGAGACGCTGGACAACCAGCGCGAGGTGGTGAAGAACGAGCGGCGCCAGCGGTACGAGAACGTCCCGTACGGCGACGCGTGGCTGCGTCTGCTGCCGCTGCTCTACCCGCCGGGGCACCCGTACCACCACTCGACGATCGGGTCGATGGACGACCTGAACGCGGCCGACCTGACCACCTTCCAGAACTTCCACACCACCTACTACGCGCCGAACAACGCGGTCCTCACCGTCGTCGGCGACACCTCGGCCGGCGAGGTCTTCGCACTGGCCGAGCGGTTCTTCGGCGGGCTGAAGCCACGGGCCGACATCCCGTCCGCACCGGACGGGCTGGTGGTGCCGTCGACCGGCGTACCGGCACGGGAGACGGTGTACGCCGACGTACCGGCGCCGCGGGTCTTCCTGGCCCACCGCACGTACCCGTTCGGCACCCCGGAGTACGACGCGGTGACGGTCCTCGGCTACCTGCTCGGCCACGGCCGGGGCAGCCGGCTCTACCAGCGGCTCGCCGACGGGGCCCGGCTCGCCCAGCCGGACAACATCGGCTCGTACGGGGTCGACCTGGCGCACGCTCCCGCCCCGCTGATCATCACCGCCACCGCCCGCCCCGGAGTCTCCGCCGACGAGCTGACCGCCGGGCTGACCGAGGTGGTGGACGAGCTCGCCGACGGCGGGGTGACCGGGGCCGAACTGGACCGGGCCCGCGCCCTGCTGACCACCGCCTGGTGGCGTTCGCTGTCGACGGTCGACGGCCGGGCCGACACCCTCGGCCGGTACGCGCTCCAGTTCGGTGACCCGGCCCGTGCGGCCGACCGGCTGCCGGGCTGGCTCGGGGTCGGTGCCGACCAACTGGCCGAGGTGGCCGCCGAGGTGCTGCGTCCGGCCGACCGGGTGACCCTGACCTACCTGCCGGAGGAGAAGGCATGACGCTCATCGCTGACCGTCCGGAGACGGGCGAGCCGCGCCCGTACCGGTTCCCGCAGGTGGTCCGGCGGACGGTGGCCGGCGGTGACGTGGTCGCCGCCCACCTGCCCGGCCACAACCTGGCCGCCGCCACGCTGCTGCTCGACGCGGGCGCCGGCCGGGAGCCGCTCGGCCGCGAGGGGCTCGGCGGGGTGCTGGCCAAGGCCCTCGAAGAGGGGACCGCCCAGCGGGACTCGTCCGCGTACGCGCTGGCCCTGGAGGGGCTCGGTACCGAGCTGAGCATCGGCAGCGACTGGGACGCGTTCCAGGTCGGGGTCCAGGTGCCGGCGCGCCGGCTGCTGGCCGCGGTGCAACTGATGGCCGAGGCCGTCCGGACGCCCAGGCTCGACCCCGCCGACATCACCCGGGTACGCGACGACGAGGTCACCGCCCTGCGGATGTACTGGGCCAACCCCGGCCCCCGGGCCGACGCGGCGCTGCGGGCCGACCTGTTCGGGGCCGACCAGCGGCACGGGCGGCCGATGGACGGCGACCCGGACTCGGTGGCCGCGATCGGCATCGACGACGTGACCGCGTTCCACGCCGACCGGCTGCTCCGGCCCGGCACCCTGCTCGTCGCCGGTGACCTGGACAAACTCGATCTCGACGCGCTCGGCGGGGCGGCCTTCGCCGGTGCCTCCGGTGCCCCGGCCCCGGTCGAGGCGCCGCTCGACGTCGCCGTACGCGACCAGCGGCGGATCATCGTGGTGGACCGGCCCGGTTCGGTGCAGTCGACGCTGCGCATCGGGCACCCCGGACCCCACCGCGCGCACCCCGACTACGTGTCGATGACCCTGGTCGGCACCGTGCTCGGCGGGGCGTTCACCTCCCGGCTGAACCACCTCCTGCGGGAGGTACGCGGCTACACCTACGGCATCCGCGCCGACTTCGGCCTGTCCCGGCGGTTCGGCCGGTTCGTCGTCGCCGGAAACGTACAGACGGCGGTGACCGCGCCCGCCCTGGTGGACGCGATCGGTGAGATCAGCCGTACCGCGATCGAGGGCGTGACCGAGCCGGAGTTGGCGGTCGCCCGGTCCTGGCGGGCCGGTCAGCTCTCGGTGGAACTCCAGTCGCCTCGGGCGATCGTCGGCGCCCTCGGCACCCTGGTCCTGTACGGGCTGCCGGACGACTACCACGCGACGTTGCGTACCCGGTTGTTGGCCTCGACCGAGGCGGAGGTGTCTGCGGCGGCCGCGACCCACCTGCACCCGGACGGCCTGACCCTGGTGGTGGAGGGCGACGCGGCGATGATCCGGGACGAGATCGCGGCGACCGGGCTCGGCGACGTGGTCGACGCCGGGCAGTAGCCCGACCAGGTGGTGTGGCGGAGCCGGTCAGCGGGAACGCTGGCCGGCTTCCGTCGTCTGGTTGCCCGTGCCGACCCGTGCGCCGTCCTGCTCGGGTGCCTGCCTCGGCCGGGGTGTCCCGGCCGGGTCGGTCGCACCGGTGTCGGTCGCCCCGGCCGACCGGTCCGGTCCGGTCGGGGCGACGGGGCCGGCGGGTGGCTCGTCCGGACCGCCGGGAGCGGTCGGTGGGCCGGACGGACCGGCGGGACCGGTGCTCGGGCCGATCGGCGGATGGGGGCCGCCCGGGTCGGGGCCGGGGCCGGCCAGCCGTGCCCGGCGCGCGGCCCACCAGCGTTCACCCGCGCCGACCAGCAGGAACACACCCACCACGTAGGCCCAGCCGACCAGCACGTCGATCACGTAGTGCTCGCCGGTGTAGACCAGGGTGAAGGTCATCGCCAGGGGATACGCCAGCAGCAGCGGCCACCATCGGCGCTTCACCGACGGCAGGAAGAAGAGCACGACAAAGAGCGCGAACGCGGTGTGCAGCGACGGCATCGCGGCCACCGGGTTCGAGGCGAGCTGGAGCACGTTGAGCGTGTTGCCGGCACCGTGCAGGCCGAACTCCTGCCAACCCCGGTTCGAGATCCGGGCCACCTCGACCGGGAGGAAGCCCTCCACCGAGGCCCACCACGGCGGAGCCGCCGGATAGACGAAGTACGTGATCAGGCCGGCCAGGCTGAGCGCGAACCAGCGGCGCATGAAGGCGGCCCAGCGCGGGCGGGACTTCAACCAGAGCACGACCGCGGCGGCCAGCGCGGCGACGAAGTGGGAGAAGTAGACGAAGCTCGCGAGGACGTCGTACCAGCGGACGTCGGGGTGGAAGAGATGCTCCTGCAACCAGATCGTCGGGACCACGCCCCCGGTCGCCCACCCGAACATCCACTCGTCGGCGTGGATCAGCTCGGTGACGTGCGGGTCGAAGTAGTCGTCGGCGAAGCCCCGGGAGACGTTGTAGATCGCGAGCAGGATCACCACCGGCAGCCAGTCCCGGGCGAAGACCAGGTGCTGCCGCCACGGCAGGTGGATGCCCCAGGCGACGGTCGCCGCCCAGAGCCAGAAGAAGGCGTAGAGCGGGTCGGTGGGCAACCCGATCAGCAGCCAACCGGCCACGAAGGCGACGATCCAGACCGCCATCGCGCCGGCCCGCCGCAGACGCAGCTCAGCGGCGGTGCGCTCGGGGGCGGACCCGGCCGGCGACCCGGGCGGTTGCTTCCTCTCCATGGCGACCCAGGCTAGCCGTCCGGTCTGATCGCGACCGACGGCGGGGCGGGATGTCCGGGATGGGACGAGCAGGCCGGGGGAGGAATTTTCCGGGCGACGGCCAGTATTGTGCGGCGAATGGAAACGCTGACCGCCCGCGGTCGCCTGGTCCGGGTGGTGGTGACCCTGGTCGGCGCGGGCCTGTTGTTGGCCGGGACGCTGGTCGGCTCGGACGACAACTTCCCGTTCGGTCCGTTCCGCATGTACGCCACCACCGACCGGCTCGACGCCCCGGTGGCCGAGGCACTGGTGCTGGCCCGGGACGCGGCCGGGGACGAGTTCGTGCTGACCGAGCGGGAGACCGGTATCCGCCGGGCGGAGATCGAGGGGCAGCTGAGCCGCTTCGCCGCCGACCCGACGCGGCTGAACCTGGTCGTGGACGCGTACCACCGGCGCAACCCGGATCGGCCGGCGCTGGACACCGTCTCGATCGTGATCCGCCGGCACGCCATGACCGGCGGCCGACCGACCGGGGTCGACACCGACGAGACCGTCGTCAACTGGCAGGTGACCCGGTGAGGCGGGTCGGCGACTGGCTCACCACGCCGGTGCCGCTGGGCCGGGTGGCGGCGTTCCGTACGGTGGCCTACCTCCTGGTGGCGGCGGACATCGTCTTCTTCACCGGTTGGTTGCGGGGCCGGACCGCGGTCTCCGGCGAGCTGTACGCGCCACTGCTGGTCGGCCGGATGCTGCCGCTGCCGACCCCGAACGCGGCCCTGGTGACCACGCTGTTCTGGGTGCTGCTGGCGGCCACGCTCGCCGCCGCCACCGGGCGGGCACCCCGGCTGCTCGGCTGGACGGTGCTGGCCCTCTACTTCGAGTGGCTGGTCATCGCGTTCAGCTACGGCAAGGTCGACCACGACCGGTTCGGCATCCTGGTCGCCCTGGCGGTCCTGCCGACCGTCGGCCGGGCCCGGCACGGCGACCTGACGCTCAGCGCCAAGGCCGGTTGGGCGCTGCGGGCGACCCAGCTCGCGGTCATCGCGACCTACTTCCTGGCCGCCTGGGCGAAGCTGCGCTTCGGTGGGCTCGACTGGCTCACCGGCGCCACCCTGGCCCGTGCGGTGATCCGGCGCGGCACCTTCGCCAGCGACTGGCTGCTGGACGTGCCCGTACTGCTCACGATCGGGCAGTTCGGGATCATGGCGTTCGAGCTGACCAGCCCGCTGGTGTTCGTCCTGCGCGGTCGGGCCCGGTACGCCATGATCGGCTTCTTCTACGTCTTCCACGCGGTGACCTGGTCGGCGATCACCATCTCGTTCATGCCGCACCAGGCGGCGATGACCGCCTTCCTCCCGCTGGAACGGGTACGTCCGGTGGTCTGGGCCCGGCGGCGCCTCACCGGCCTGTCCCGGACCCCTTTCGGCCGTGCCGCCGACCCGCTCGGTGCACCCGTGTCCCCGGCCGATCAGGTGATACCCGTGTCCCCGGCCGGGCCGGTGATACCCGTGTCGCCGGCCGGACCCGTGACGTCGGTCGGACCGCCGTCCGGTGACCCGCCGCCGGTGGGGGCGGTGGCCGGGGCCGCCGAGCCCGGACCGCCACTCGTCGACGACACCACCGGGGCCGGTGGTGCGGGCGGTGGCGGTGGGGCCGATCGGGCCGGCGGTGGGAACTGAGTGCCGTGCCGGCCGATCTTCTGGGTAGCCTCACAGACATGAGGATTGGCATTGTGGGCGCCACCGGCCAGGTCGGCGGCGTCATGCGGCAGGTGCTGGCGGACCGGCGGTTCCCGGCGGAGCAGGTACGGTACTTCGCCTCGGCGCGCTCCGCCGGTCAGGTGCTGCCCTGGGGCGACACCGACGTGACCGTCGAGGACGCGTCGACCGCGGACTACCGGGGACTGGACATCGTGCTCTTCTCCGCCGGTAAGGGGACATCGCGCGACCTCGCCCCACGGGTCGCGGAGGCCGGCGCGGTGGTGATCGACAACTCCTCGGCCTGGCGGATGGACCCCGAGGTGCCGCTGGTGGTGGCGGAGGTCAACCCCCAGGCCGCGGCCGTACGCCCGAAGGGCATCATCGCCAACCCGAACTGCACCACGATGGCGGCGATGCCGATCCTGCGCCCGCTGCACGAGGAGGCCGGGCTGGTCAGCCTGGTCGTCGCCACGTACCAGGCGGTCTCCGGTGCCGGTCTGTCCGGCGTCGGCGAGCTGGACGAGCAGGTACGCAAGGTCGCCGAGCAGGCCAGCGGACTGACCTTCGACGGGTCGGCGGTCGACTTCCCGACCCCCCGCCAGTTCAGCCAGCCGATCGCGTTCAACGTGCTCCCGCTCGCCGGCTCGATCGTCGACGACGGGTCGGACGAGACCGACGAGGAGCAGAAGCTGCGCAGCGAGAGCCGCAAGATTCTCGACCTCCCCGGGCTGCTGGTCTCCGGGACCTGCGTACGGGTGCCCGTGTTCACCGGCCACTCGTTGCAGATCAACGCCCGGTTCGCCCGGCCGATCAGCCCGCAGCGTGCGGTGGAACTGCTCGCCACGGCGCCGGGTGTGGCGCTGGAGCAGGTGCCGACCCCGTTGAAGGCGGCCGGTCAGGACCCGACCTACGTGGGTCGGATCCGGGCGGACGAGACCGTCGAGCACGGCCTGGCCCTCTTCTGCTCCAACGACAACCTGCGCAAGGGCGCCGCCCTCAACGCGGTCCAGATCGCCGAACTGCTGGCCGGAACGCCGGCCTGAGTGACGTACGCCGGGTCGCCGGTCAGTGTCGCCCGGCGACCGGCCCGGAACAGGGGAGGAAGACATGGCTGACGACCGTTTCGACGAGGCACTGCTCGACCTGCTGGGCAGCCGACCGTACGGGGTGCTGGCGACCATCAAGCGCGATGGTCAACCCCAGCTCTCCAACGTCGTCTACCACCTCGACCGGAAGCAGGACCTGATCCGGGTCTCGGTCACCGACGGCCGGCCCAAGACGGCGAACCTCCGGCGGGACCCGAGGGCCAGCCTGCACGCCACCTCGCCCGACGGCTGGGCGTACGTGGTCGCCGAGTGCGGTGCCGAGCTGGCGCCGCCGGCCACCGACCCGCACGACGCCACGGTGGAGGAACTGGTCGACCTCTACCGCGCCGTCAGCGGTGAACACCCGGACTGGGACGACTACCGGCGGGCCATGGTGGCCGACCGGCGGCTGGTGCTCCGGTTGACCATCAGGCGGGTCTATGGCATTCCGCCCCGGAGCTGACGCCCGGCACCGTCAACCGCCGGGGATATCGCCGGAATGCTCTCTTGCCGCCCATCATGGTCGTAGGAATGCTCTCTTGTCGTTGATCGGCGATTCGGGCGCGATTCCGCTCCTACCATCAGGCAATGGTGCATCTCGATGCGATCCGATCCGCCGCCCGGTCACTCACTCCGATGTGGACCGACCGGATCGGTGAACTTGTCTCGTACGAATCACCGCCAGGAGCGCTGCCCCAGCTGAACGCCTGCGCCGACCTGCTCGCCGGCTGGGGCGAGACGATCCTCGGCCGTCCCGCCCAGCGCCTGCTCCGCGACGGGCTACCCCACCTGCTCTGGCCCGCCGAGCGGCAGAAGGTGCTGCTGCTCGGACACTTCGACACCGTCTGGCCCGAGGGCACCATCCGGGAGTGGCCGTACCGGGTGCGGGACGGGATCGCCACCGGTCCGGGGGTGTGCGACATGAAGGGCGGCATCGTCCAGCTCCTCGCGGCGCTGTCCCTGGTGACCGACCCCTCCGACGTGGGCGTGCTGCTCACCTGCGACGAGGAGACCGGCTCGACCACCTCACGGGCGCTGATCGAGGAACAGGCCCGGCGCTCGGGCGTGGTGCTGGTCTGCGAACCGTCCACGGAGGACGGAGCGCTCAAGGTGGCCCGCAAGGGAGGGTCGGTCTACCGGGTCGAGGTCCGGGGCCGGGCCGCGCACGCCGGGGTGGAGCCGTTCCGGGGCATCAACGCCACCATCGAGCTGGCCCACCAGGTGCTGGCCGTACAGGCGCTGGCCTCCGTACCGGACGGTACGACGGTGACGCCGACCGTGGCCAGCGCCGGCACCACCACGAACACGGTGCCCGAGTCGGCGACCTTCTGCGTCGACGTACGGTCCTGGAGCCGGGCCGAACTGCACCGGGTGGACCGGATGATGCACCGCCTGGTGCCCCGGCTGGCCGAGGCCGGGCTGACCCTGGGCGGGGGCCTCAACCGGTACCCGATGACCCAGGCGGTGGCGCTGCCGCTGCTCGCGCTCACCCGGTCCGCGGCCGTCGCGATCGGCCTGGAACCACCGGCGGGTGTCTCCGCCCCCGGCGCCTCGGACGGGAACTTCACCGCCGCGCTCGGCGTGCCCACCCTGGACGGACTCGGCGCGGTCGGCGGATATCCGCACGGCCGGGGCGAGTACATGGACCTGCGGCGGATGCCGGAGCGGGTGGCGCTGCTGACCGCACTGGTCGAGCGGCTGCTGACCGGCCCGCTGCCGCCGCACCTCCCGCCCGCCGCGCTGGACACCCCGGCCGGAGCCGGATCACCGGCGCCGCTCGGCGCGCCGGCCGGAGCCGGATCGCCGTCACCACTCGACGCGCCGAGCCTGCTCGACCCGTCGGCCCGGCACGGTTCGCCGGTTGCGCGGGACCTCCAGGCGGGACACGACGTGCCGGCGGGGCAGCCCGGCTGAGCGCCCCGGCCGGGGACACAGAGACGCGTACCGGCGGTTTCGTCCGGCGACACCCGCCCGCCGGATCGCCCCGGAACCCGTCCGTCTGCCTAGGATCGGAGCACCAACTGCTGTCCGCCGCTCCGGGTCCGGCGGACCGGGCCGACGCCGTCCGACGCCTCGGCGACCGGCTCGCCGAGCGCACCCGGCGAAGGTGGGCGCGGGTATGACCGGCACAGCCGAACTTCCAGTGGAGCACGCCGTCGGTCCCCGGTTCGGGGTCGAGGAGGAGTTCCTCGTGGTCGATCCGGAGACCCGGGAGGCGGTTCCGCAGGCGGAGGCGGTGCTGCGGCGGGCAAAGGCGGAACTCGGCGAACGGGTCGGTGGCGAGATCACCACGTTGCAGGTCGAGACCAAGACGACACCCTGCCACGACGTGACCGAACTGCACCGGCAACTGGTCGAGGGGCGGGCCGTACTCGGGGTCGCCGCCGGGGCCGAGGGACTGCGGGTGGTGGCGAGCGGCAGCGCCGTGCTCGGCGACGTCGTACCGCCGCCGATCGTCTCCGGCGAGCGCCCGGCCAGGGGTACGGCGACCTTCCGGGGCCTGCACGACGAGGTGGCCATCTGCTCGGTGCACGTGCACGTCGAGATGCCCGACCGGGACCGGGCGGCGCTGGTCAGCAACCACCTGCGGCCGTACCTGCCGGTGCTGATCGGGTTGACCGCGAACTCGCCGTACTGGGCGGGGCGGGACACCGGGTACGCGAGCTGGCGCACCATCGCCTGGCACCGGTGGCCGGTCGCCGGGCCGCCGCCGTACTTCACCTCGGCCGAGCACTACGACCGGGTGGTGGACACCCTGCTCGACGCCGGTGCCCTGGTCGACCTCGGCACCCTGTTCTGGGACATCCGGCTGTCGGCACACCTGCCCACCCTGGAGATCCGGGTCGCCGACGTGCCGATCACCGCCGAGGAGTCCGCGCTGTTCGCCGCCCTGGTCCGGGCGCTGGTCGTACGCGTCGGCACGGAGGTCGACCGGGGCGAACCCGGACCGGTGGTCCCGCCCGAACTGCTCCGGGTGGCCTACTGGCGGGCCGCCCGCGACGGGCTCGCCGGACACGGGGTCGACCCGCTCACCGGCGAGCTGCGCCCGGCGGTCGACCTGGTCGACCGGCTGTTCCGGTACGTCCGACCGGTGCTGGCCGAACACGGCGACCTGCCGCTGGTCACCCCCTGGCTGGACCGGCTCCTCGGCACCGCCGCCGACGGTGCGGTACGGCAGCGCCGGGCGGCGGCGCGGCGCGACCGGCTCACCGACGTGGTCGACGAACTCGTCGCGCAGACCGTCCCGGAGCTGGTCAACGCCGACTGAGCACGCTCGCGGTGGGCAGCGGAGCCGGTCCGGGTGACCCTTGTGGGGTACGGCCATACACCCCGGGGAGGCGTGGATGAGCACCACCCAGCAGGCTGAAACGAAACTGGTCCAGACGGCACGGCGACCGCCGGTCGAGATGGTCCGGACCGCACGGGCGTACGCGGAGCAGATGGTCGCCCGCCGCTCGGTCCGCGACTTCTCCGACGAACCGGTCCCACCGGAGGTGATCGAGGCGGCCGTGTCGGCCGCGGCGAGCGCACCGAGTGGAGCCAACCGGCAGCCGTGGCGGTTCGTGGTGCTCACCGACCCGGCCCGCAAGCGGCTGCTGCGGGATCGGGCCGAGGCGGAGGAGCGGGACTTCTACGACCATCGGGCCACCGAGGAGTGGCTGAGCGCCATCGCCCCGATCGGCACCGACTGGCGCAAGCCGTTCCTCGAGGTCGCCCCGGTGGTGATCGTGGTGTTCGAGGTGCACCGGGGCGGGGAGGACCCCAAGCCGTACTACGTGAAGGAGTCGGTCGGGATCGCGGTGGGGATGCTGATCAGCGCCCTGCACCTGGCCGGGCTGGCGACGCTGACGCACACCCCCAGCCCGATGCGGTTCCTCAACGAGGTCTGTGAACGCCCGGCGCACGAGCGCCCGTACCTGGTGCTGCCGGTGGGTTACCCGGCCGACGACGCACGGGTGCCGGAGCTGACCCGCAAGCCGCTGGCCGAGGTGATGATCGAACGGTGAGTGGGATCAGCGCAGTTGCGCCTCCGGTACGGCGACGTCGGCACTCAGGTGGGCCTGGAAGAACGCGTGCAGCGGAGCCACGTGCCGGTCCGGGCGGGTCCAGTGGGCGAGCAGGTCCTCCAGCAGGTGCCGTTCCTCGACGATCGAGCCGTTGCGGTACCGCCGCACGACGGGATGGATGAAGGCACTCTCCGCGGCCCGGTCCGGTGACGGGTGCCGCTCTATCGCGAACACGTCCGAGTAGTCGTCCCGGCCCCACCGCAGGGTGACCGTGTAGAAGTGCGACGAGTCGCCGAACCGCTGCACCGCATAGTCCTCGGGCAGGTCCTGGTAGTGCCGGAACTCGCCGGTCCGCTCGTCGCGTACCAGCACGTCGCAGAGGTACTCGAACTGGGTCCACAGGGCGGAACTCCAGTTCAGCCGCTCCAGCGTGAGCGAGGTCAGTTCCTTCGGCTCGGCCGGCAGCAGGTCGTAGGCCAGCGGCACCTCCTCGTACGACTCCTGTAGTAAACGGGTGAGCGTACGGAGGTTGTAGCGAAAGCCGTCGATGAAGGCCGACGACGCGCGCTTGAAGTCCCTGGCCTGGGCGATGGTTCCGGCGAAGTACAGCCCCGGCACGTTGGTCGACTGCCAGTCCGGGCCGGTCGCCGGCATCCGCCCGTTCGGGGCCAGCTCGGGGCGGCAGTTCGGGGCGAACACCGAGGTGTCCATCACGAACCCGGTGCAGCGGATCACCGAGTCGTACTCCAGCAGCTCCCGCTCGCCGTCGGCGTGGGTGTAACTGATCTCGACCTCGTACGCGTCACCCGCCGGGCGGATCACGTCCACCGTGCAGTCGAGCACCGAGTGCAGGGTCTTGAACTGGTAGCTGTCGAGCAGCGCGCCGTAGTGGGTCCGTACGTTGCCGGGGTGTTTGGTGTTCCAGGCGAGCTGGAGCGGTCGGGGGCTGGCCAGGTGCACCATCGCCGCGTGGCCGAGGATCGCCGACGCCGTCTCGAACGCCGAGTTGCCCTTGCCCAGGATGAGCACCCGCTGGTCGGCGAAGGCGGCCGGATCGGTGTCGACCTCCTCGTACCCGATCGCGTGCTCGATCCCGTCGATCTGCGGTACGTAGGGCGTGGCCCACCCGGTGGCCACGATGACACAGCCGGCCCGGATCGCCCCCCGGCTCGTACGGACCAGGAAGCCGGTGTCGCCCTCGACCCGCTCGATCCGTTCGACGGGTTCGTCGAACCGGATCGCTAGGTGGTGTTCGCGCTGGAAGTCGTCGAGGTAGCGGACCAGGTCGTCGGCGTGCGGGAAGTAGTCGCTGCTGTAGTGCGGGAAGTGCAGCTCGGGCTTGTCGTTGAGCAGCGAGTTCCAGTCCCAGCGGAGCCGGATCTCGGGGTCGTTGCTGCGGGTGTGCACCTTGTTGAGGGAGATCAACCGGCGG of the Micromonospora sp. NBC_01796 genome contains:
- a CDS encoding NAD(P)-binding domain-containing protein, translating into MPEIRTSEQRYEHRPTDPAHTTQPEPERHQYVIVGGGPAGIQLSYYLQQVGADYVTLEREPAPAHFFRHYPRHRRLISLNKVHTRSNDPEIRLRWDWNSLLNDKPELHFPHYSSDYFPHADDLVRYLDDFQREHHLAIRFDEPVERIERVEGDTGFLVRTSRGAIRAGCVIVATGWATPYVPQIDGIEHAIGYEEVDTDPAAFADQRVLILGKGNSAFETASAILGHAAMVHLASPRPLQLAWNTKHPGNVRTHYGALLDSYQFKTLHSVLDCTVDVIRPAGDAYEVEISYTHADGERELLEYDSVIRCTGFVMDTSVFAPNCRPELAPNGRMPATGPDWQSTNVPGLYFAGTIAQARDFKRASSAFIDGFRYNLRTLTRLLQESYEEVPLAYDLLPAEPKELTSLTLERLNWSSALWTQFEYLCDVLVRDERTGEFRHYQDLPEDYAVQRFGDSSHFYTVTLRWGRDDYSDVFAIERHPSPDRAAESAFIHPVVRRYRNGSIVEERHLLEDLLAHWTRPDRHVAPLHAFFQAHLSADVAVPEAQLR